One Streptomyces sp. P9-A2 DNA window includes the following coding sequences:
- a CDS encoding amino acid deaminase/aldolase: protein MTARASDRARYEQATAHLDAPLAIVDLDAFDANADDLLRRAGGKPVRVASKSVRCRALLERVLARDGFAGIMSFTLAESLWLARSGFDDILLAYPSADRSGYAELAADPKLAAAVTVMVDDPAQLDLIDAARAGGGEVVRVCLELDTSLKLLGGRVRVGARRSPLHSPAQVAEVARAVARRPGFEVVGIMAYEGHVAGVGDAVAGQPLRSRAVRLMQAAARRELAVRRAAVVRAVREVVPDLEFVNGGGTGSVQYTAEEDAVTEIAAGSGLYVPRLFDNYTSFTGRPAALFALPVVRRPGVGAVTVLGGGYPASGAAGTDRLPVPCLPEGLRYDPQEGAGEVQTPLLGPPADDLLIGDKVWFRHAKAGELCERFDALRLIEGATVTATVPTYRGEGMTFL from the coding sequence ATGACTGCGCGCGCCTCCGACCGGGCCCGTTACGAACAGGCCACCGCCCATCTCGACGCCCCGCTCGCGATCGTGGATCTGGACGCCTTCGACGCCAACGCGGACGATCTGCTCCGCCGGGCGGGGGGAAAGCCCGTCCGGGTGGCGAGCAAGTCCGTGCGCTGCCGCGCCCTGCTCGAACGGGTGCTCGCCAGGGACGGCTTCGCGGGCATCATGTCGTTCACCCTCGCCGAGTCCCTGTGGCTGGCCCGCTCCGGTTTCGACGACATCCTGCTCGCCTATCCCTCCGCCGACCGCTCCGGTTACGCCGAACTGGCCGCCGATCCCAAGCTCGCCGCCGCCGTCACCGTCATGGTCGACGACCCGGCGCAGCTGGACCTGATCGACGCCGCGCGCGCCGGCGGCGGTGAGGTGGTGCGCGTCTGTCTGGAGCTGGACACCTCGCTGAAGCTGCTCGGCGGCCGGGTGCGGGTCGGTGCCCGGCGGTCCCCGCTCCACTCCCCCGCGCAGGTCGCCGAGGTGGCCCGCGCGGTGGCCCGGCGCCCCGGGTTCGAAGTGGTGGGGATCATGGCGTACGAGGGGCATGTCGCGGGGGTCGGCGACGCGGTGGCGGGGCAGCCGCTGCGGTCCCGGGCCGTGCGGCTGATGCAGGCCGCCGCCCGGCGGGAGCTCGCCGTGCGGCGGGCGGCGGTGGTGCGGGCGGTGCGGGAGGTCGTGCCGGATCTGGAGTTCGTCAACGGCGGCGGTACGGGCAGCGTGCAGTACACCGCCGAGGAGGACGCGGTCACCGAGATCGCGGCGGGTTCGGGGCTGTACGTACCACGGTTGTTCGACAACTACACGTCGTTCACCGGGCGTCCGGCGGCGCTCTTCGCCCTGCCCGTCGTACGGCGGCCGGGCGTGGGCGCGGTCACGGTGCTCGGCGGCGGTTATCCGGCCTCCGGCGCGGCCGGCACCGACCGGCTGCCGGTGCCCTGTCTGCCCGAGGGACTGCGCTACGACCCCCAGGAGGGGGCCGGCGAGGTGCAGACGCCGCTGCTGGGTCCGCCGGCCGACGACCTGCTGATCGGCGACAAGGTGTGGTTCCGGCACGCCAAGGCGGGCGAGCTGTGCGAGCGGTTCGACGCACTGCGGCTGATCGAGGGCGCCACGGTGACGGCCACCGTACCGACGTACCGCGGCGAGGGCATGACGTTCCTTTAG
- a CDS encoding DUF2510 domain-containing protein, whose translation MTPAPGWYPDPHAPHLERWWDGTAWTEHRRTPGVPGGPVPPSPGGSGSRTRVIALVTAAAVLVAAIVTGAVLLGDDDPEIRTGPTTAPSAQVPDGVGPTPSGPPSESASGPPADDPDLVEDQLNGITFPLLDGWVRPENISQDDVVMTTPGTHDCPGEGSVCRHGLVMSRTVTATDETSPELLAEEDVSDAVEDAFEEDALDRKPHGGVESHKVVKSGPVAVAGRAGYFVRRQVTTGKGPGGYVQSLVFPSTIGTGAPIVVRYVFEAGDGAPPLADMDRITRGIRAAGDADPGGGVGAGVGPTP comes from the coding sequence ATGACGCCCGCACCCGGCTGGTACCCCGACCCGCACGCCCCGCACCTGGAACGCTGGTGGGACGGTACGGCCTGGACCGAGCACCGGCGTACCCCCGGGGTCCCCGGAGGGCCGGTGCCGCCGTCCCCCGGTGGCTCCGGCAGCCGTACCCGGGTGATCGCCCTCGTCACGGCGGCGGCCGTGCTCGTCGCCGCGATCGTCACCGGCGCGGTGCTGCTGGGCGACGACGACCCGGAGATCAGGACCGGCCCGACCACCGCACCGTCCGCACAGGTACCGGACGGCGTCGGCCCCACCCCGTCCGGGCCCCCCTCGGAGTCCGCGTCCGGACCTCCCGCCGATGATCCGGACCTCGTCGAGGACCAGCTCAACGGCATCACCTTCCCGCTCCTCGACGGCTGGGTACGGCCGGAGAACATCAGCCAGGACGACGTCGTCATGACCACCCCCGGCACCCACGACTGCCCGGGCGAGGGCAGCGTCTGCCGCCACGGCCTCGTCATGTCCCGCACGGTGACCGCGACCGATGAGACCTCGCCCGAGCTGCTCGCCGAGGAGGACGTCTCCGACGCGGTCGAGGACGCCTTCGAGGAGGACGCCCTCGACCGGAAGCCCCACGGCGGCGTCGAGTCCCACAAGGTCGTGAAGTCAGGCCCGGTCGCGGTGGCGGGCCGCGCCGGGTACTTCGTCCGCCGGCAGGTGACGACCGGCAAGGGCCCCGGCGGGTACGTGCAGTCGCTGGTCTTCCCCTCCACCATCGGCACCGGGGCGCCGATCGTCGTCCGCTACGTCTTCGAGGCGGGCGACGGCGCACCGCCCCTCGCCGACATGGACCGCATCACCCGGGGCATCCGCGCGGCCGGCGACGCGGACCCGGGCGGCGGCGTGGGCGCCGGCGTCGGCCCCACCCCCTGA
- a CDS encoding 3-oxoacyl-ACP reductase: MSEATEDTICRRLAGRSAVVTGAGSGIGLATARRLASEGARVVCGDVDATRGKAAAEETGGIFVHVDVTDPEQVEALFGTAYDTYGSVDIAFNNAGISPPEDDSILETGLDAWKRVQEVNLTSVYLCCKAAIPYMRRQGKGSIINTASFVARMGAATSQISYTASKGGVLAMSRELGVQFAREGIRVNALCPGPVNTPLLRELFAEDPERAARRLVHIPLGRFAEAEEIAAAVAFLASDDSSFVNATDFLVDGGISGAYVTPL; the protein is encoded by the coding sequence GTGAGCGAAGCGACCGAGGACACCATCTGCCGCCGCCTGGCCGGCCGCAGCGCCGTCGTCACCGGAGCGGGCAGCGGCATCGGCCTGGCCACCGCCCGCCGGCTCGCCTCCGAGGGCGCCCGTGTCGTCTGCGGCGACGTGGACGCGACGCGCGGCAAGGCGGCCGCCGAGGAGACCGGCGGCATCTTCGTGCACGTCGACGTCACCGACCCCGAGCAGGTCGAGGCGCTGTTCGGGACGGCGTACGACACCTACGGCAGCGTCGACATCGCCTTCAACAACGCCGGCATCTCCCCGCCCGAGGACGACTCCATCCTGGAGACCGGACTCGACGCCTGGAAGCGCGTCCAGGAGGTCAACCTCACCTCCGTCTACCTGTGCTGCAAGGCCGCGATCCCCTACATGCGCCGTCAGGGCAAGGGCTCCATCATCAACACCGCGTCCTTCGTGGCCCGGATGGGCGCGGCCACCAGCCAGATCTCCTACACCGCCTCCAAGGGCGGCGTCCTCGCCATGTCCCGCGAACTCGGGGTGCAGTTCGCCCGCGAGGGCATCCGCGTCAACGCGCTCTGCCCCGGTCCGGTGAACACCCCGCTGCTGCGGGAACTGTTCGCCGAGGACCCGGAGCGCGCCGCCCGCCGGCTCGTGCACATCCCGCTCGGCCGGTTCGCCGAGGCCGAGGAGATCGCCGCCGCCGTCGCCTTCCTGGCCAGCGACGACTCCTCCTTCGTCAACGCCACCGACTTCCTCGTGGACGGGGGCATCTCGGGGGCGTACGTCACACCGCTCTAG
- a CDS encoding aldehyde dehydrogenase family protein: MPGEVSLPDELRVLNPATEEVVATVPAASATDVDAAVSAAARAQTTWAALAPGDRARLLRRFATVVDGHLEELARLEVQEAGHTLGNARWEAGNVRDLLDYAAGGVERLTGRQIPVAGGLDVTFLEPLGVVGVIAPWNFPMPIAAWGAVPALAAGNAVLLKPAETTPLTALRLARLALEAGLPEDLFQVLPGHGPVAGDALVEHPGVSKIVFTGSTAVGRRVAAKGAALLKPVTLELGGKSPNIVFADADLEAAAAATPMSFLDNAGQDCCARTRILVQRSAYDRFLGLLAPAIESVLVGDPADERTDMGPLISRTQLDRVRSYVPDDADGIRGKAPEGGPGFWFPPTVLTGVDPYARVAVEEVFGPVAVVLPFEDEADAIRLANATDHGLSGSVWTRDVGRALRVPGAVRAGNLSVNSHSSVRYWTPFGGFKQSGLGRELGPDALAAFTETKNVFISNIPSSTASTEGTEGSAQ; encoded by the coding sequence ATGCCCGGTGAAGTGTCCCTGCCCGACGAACTGCGCGTACTGAACCCCGCCACCGAAGAGGTCGTCGCCACCGTTCCCGCCGCCTCCGCGACCGACGTCGACGCCGCCGTCTCGGCGGCCGCGCGGGCGCAGACGACCTGGGCCGCCCTCGCCCCCGGCGACCGCGCCCGGCTGCTGCGCCGCTTCGCCACCGTCGTCGACGGGCACCTGGAGGAGCTGGCCCGCCTCGAGGTCCAGGAGGCCGGGCACACCCTCGGCAACGCCCGCTGGGAGGCCGGAAACGTCCGGGACCTGCTCGACTACGCCGCCGGAGGAGTGGAGCGGCTCACCGGCCGGCAGATCCCGGTCGCCGGCGGCCTGGACGTGACGTTCCTCGAACCGCTCGGCGTCGTCGGTGTCATCGCGCCCTGGAACTTCCCGATGCCGATCGCGGCCTGGGGCGCGGTACCGGCCCTCGCGGCGGGCAACGCGGTCCTCCTCAAGCCCGCGGAGACGACCCCGCTCACCGCGCTGCGCCTGGCCCGGCTCGCCCTGGAGGCGGGCCTTCCCGAGGACCTGTTCCAGGTGCTCCCCGGACACGGCCCGGTCGCGGGCGACGCGCTAGTCGAACACCCGGGCGTCTCCAAGATCGTGTTCACCGGATCCACCGCCGTGGGCCGGCGGGTGGCGGCCAAGGGCGCGGCGCTCCTCAAGCCGGTCACCCTCGAACTCGGCGGCAAGAGCCCCAACATCGTCTTCGCCGACGCCGACCTGGAGGCCGCCGCGGCCGCCACCCCGATGTCCTTCCTGGACAACGCCGGCCAGGACTGCTGCGCCCGCACCCGCATCCTCGTCCAGCGCTCGGCGTACGACCGCTTCCTCGGACTCCTCGCCCCCGCGATCGAGTCCGTCCTGGTCGGTGACCCGGCCGACGAGCGGACCGACATGGGCCCGCTGATCTCCCGGACCCAGCTGGACCGCGTCCGCTCCTACGTCCCCGACGACGCCGACGGCATCCGGGGCAAGGCCCCCGAGGGCGGCCCCGGCTTCTGGTTCCCGCCCACCGTCCTCACCGGCGTCGACCCGTACGCGCGCGTGGCCGTCGAAGAGGTCTTCGGGCCCGTCGCCGTCGTCCTGCCCTTCGAGGACGAGGCCGACGCGATCCGCCTGGCCAACGCCACCGACCACGGCCTGTCCGGCTCGGTCTGGACCCGGGACGTCGGCCGCGCCCTGCGGGTCCCGGGCGCCGTCCGCGCCGGGAACCTGTCCGTCAACTCCCACTCCAGCGTCCGTTACTGGACCCCGTTCGGAGGGTTCAAGCAGTCCGGCCTCGGCCGCGAACTCGGCCCGGACGCCCTGGCCGCCTTCACCGAGACCAAGAACGTCTTCATCAGCAACATCCCCTCGAGCACGGCAAGCACCGAAGGTACGGAGGGCTCCGCACAGTGA
- a CDS encoding glutamine synthetase family protein, whose translation MADPTAPLGVEELHALVAGGEIDTVVLAFPDMQGRLQGKRFAARFFLDEVLRHGTEGCNYLLAVDADMNTVDGYAMSSWENGYGDFAMFPDLDTLRRVPWNEGTALAVADLAWADGSPVVAAPRQILRRQLERLAGLGYTAQVGTELEFIVFRDTYEQAWDAGYRGLTPANQYNVDYSVLGTGRIEPLLRRIRNEMAAAGLTVESAKGECNPGQHEIAFRYDEALITCDQHTVYKTGAKEIAAQEGVSITFMAKYNEREGNSCHIHLSLAAPDGTSAMPGSPQDRDAMSDVMRHFLAGQLVALREFSLLYAPHINSYKRFQPGSFAPTAVAWGYDNRTCALRVVGHGRSLRFENRLPGGDVNPHLAVAGMVAAGLYGVEHGLELPEPCHGNAYAAGYEHVPTTLREAAELWENSTMAKAAFGDEVVAHYRNMARVEVDAYDAAVTDWELRRSFERM comes from the coding sequence GTGGCAGACCCCACAGCCCCGCTCGGTGTCGAGGAGCTGCACGCCCTCGTCGCGGGCGGTGAGATCGACACGGTCGTCCTGGCTTTCCCCGACATGCAGGGGCGGCTCCAGGGCAAGCGGTTCGCCGCGCGCTTCTTCCTCGACGAGGTGCTCCGGCACGGCACCGAGGGCTGCAACTACCTGCTCGCCGTCGACGCCGACATGAACACCGTCGACGGCTACGCCATGTCCTCCTGGGAGAACGGCTACGGCGACTTCGCCATGTTCCCCGACCTCGACACACTCCGCCGCGTGCCGTGGAACGAGGGCACCGCCCTGGCCGTCGCGGACCTGGCCTGGGCCGACGGCTCCCCGGTCGTCGCCGCCCCCCGCCAGATACTGCGCCGCCAGCTCGAGCGCCTGGCCGGACTCGGGTACACCGCCCAGGTCGGTACCGAGCTGGAGTTCATCGTCTTCCGGGACACCTACGAACAGGCCTGGGACGCCGGCTACCGCGGGCTCACCCCGGCCAACCAGTACAACGTCGACTACTCGGTGCTCGGCACCGGCCGGATCGAACCCCTGCTGCGCCGCATCCGCAACGAGATGGCCGCCGCCGGCCTCACCGTCGAGTCCGCCAAGGGCGAGTGCAACCCCGGCCAGCACGAGATCGCCTTCCGCTACGACGAGGCCCTGATCACCTGCGACCAGCACACCGTCTACAAGACCGGTGCCAAGGAGATCGCCGCCCAGGAGGGCGTGTCGATCACCTTCATGGCCAAATACAACGAACGCGAGGGCAACTCCTGCCACATCCACCTCTCCCTCGCCGCCCCCGACGGCACCAGCGCCATGCCGGGTTCCCCCCAGGACCGGGACGCCATGTCGGACGTCATGCGGCACTTCCTCGCCGGACAGCTCGTCGCGCTCCGCGAGTTCTCCCTGCTCTACGCCCCGCACATCAACTCCTACAAGCGGTTCCAGCCGGGCTCCTTCGCGCCGACCGCCGTCGCCTGGGGGTACGACAACCGCACCTGCGCCCTGCGTGTCGTCGGCCACGGCCGCTCCCTGCGCTTCGAGAACCGGCTGCCCGGCGGTGACGTCAACCCGCATCTCGCCGTGGCGGGCATGGTCGCGGCCGGGCTGTACGGCGTCGAGCACGGGCTGGAACTGCCCGAGCCCTGCCACGGCAACGCCTACGCCGCCGGCTACGAGCACGTCCCGACCACCCTGCGGGAAGCCGCCGAGCTGTGGGAGAACAGCACCATGGCGAAGGCCGCCTTCGGCGACGAGGTCGTCGCGCACTACCGCAACATGGCGCGTGTCGAGGTGGACGCCTACGACGCCGCGGTCACCGACTGGGAGCTGCGCCGCTCCTTCGAACGCATGTGA
- a CDS encoding FadR/GntR family transcriptional regulator, with the protein MPEKSGRAGRTGRAGRAEGSVGAVGDGLAPVLRPVRAGNGFEEALEQILQVVRLGLVPGGERLPAERVLAERLGISRVTLREVLKVLQDQGLVQSRRGRYGGTFVLTRPTDAGGSELRRRIAEVDIEDVLRFREVLEVGAAGLCAAHGLPDTRAARLREALAGTRDAPPAEYRRLDTLFHLTLAELSGSPTLTAQYAAVRAAVNDLLDCIPLLVRNLEHSQRQHTDLVEAVLEGDADGAREIAREHCAGTAALLRGFLA; encoded by the coding sequence ATGCCGGAGAAGTCGGGGAGGGCGGGGAGGACAGGTAGGGCGGGGAGGGCGGAGGGCTCGGTCGGCGCGGTCGGGGACGGTCTCGCACCGGTGCTGCGGCCGGTGCGCGCGGGCAACGGCTTCGAGGAGGCACTCGAGCAGATCCTTCAGGTGGTGCGGCTGGGCCTGGTCCCGGGCGGGGAACGGCTGCCGGCCGAGCGGGTGCTGGCGGAGCGGCTGGGGATCAGCCGGGTGACGCTGCGCGAGGTGCTGAAGGTGCTCCAGGACCAGGGCCTCGTGCAGTCCCGGCGCGGCCGGTACGGCGGCACCTTCGTACTGACCCGGCCGACGGACGCGGGCGGGTCCGAGCTGCGGCGGCGGATCGCCGAGGTCGACATCGAGGACGTGCTGCGGTTCCGGGAGGTACTGGAGGTGGGCGCGGCGGGCCTGTGCGCCGCGCACGGCCTGCCGGACACGCGGGCGGCCCGGCTCCGGGAGGCGCTGGCGGGCACGCGTGACGCCCCGCCGGCCGAGTACCGCCGCCTGGACACCCTGTTCCATCTCACGCTGGCGGAGCTGTCCGGTTCACCGACGCTGACCGCGCAGTACGCGGCCGTCCGGGCGGCGGTGAACGACCTGCTGGACTGCATTCCGCTGCTGGTGCGCAACCTGGAGCACTCGCAGCGGCAGCACACCGACCTGGTCGAGGCGGTACTGGAGGGGGACGCCGACGGAGCGCGGGAGATCGCACGCGAGCACTGCGCGGGGACGGCGGCACTGCTGCGCGGCTTCCTGGCGTGA
- a CDS encoding gamma-glutamyl-gamma-aminobutyrate hydrolase family protein: MTARPLIGISTYEESGVRWGAWQMDAALLPLGYPRLVQRAGGLAAMLPPDAPEHAAATVARLDGLVVAGGPDVDPVRYGAGPDPRTGPPDRARDAWELALIRAALDRRIPLLGICRGMQLLNVALGGTLVQHLDGHRGEPGVVGLHPVMPVPGTRYSDAVPEETSVPTFHHQAVDDLGEGLVPSAYAADGTVEAVELPSPAWVLGVQWHPELGEDLRVVRHLIQAATPP, from the coding sequence ATGACGGCCAGGCCGCTGATCGGCATCAGCACGTACGAGGAGTCCGGGGTGCGGTGGGGCGCGTGGCAGATGGACGCCGCGCTGCTGCCCCTCGGGTATCCGCGGCTGGTGCAGCGGGCCGGCGGGCTGGCGGCGATGCTCCCACCGGACGCACCCGAGCACGCCGCGGCGACGGTGGCCAGGCTCGACGGGCTGGTCGTCGCGGGCGGCCCGGACGTGGATCCGGTCCGCTACGGCGCCGGGCCCGACCCGCGCACCGGGCCGCCCGACCGCGCTCGGGACGCCTGGGAGCTCGCCCTGATCCGGGCGGCGCTGGACCGCCGGATTCCGCTGCTCGGGATCTGCCGGGGCATGCAACTGCTGAACGTCGCCCTGGGCGGCACCCTCGTCCAGCACCTCGACGGCCATCGGGGGGAGCCGGGGGTCGTCGGACTGCACCCGGTGATGCCTGTGCCGGGCACCCGGTACTCCGACGCCGTTCCGGAGGAGACCTCCGTACCGACCTTCCACCACCAGGCGGTGGACGACCTCGGCGAGGGCCTGGTCCCGTCGGCGTACGCGGCGGACGGGACCGTGGAAGCGGTCGAACTCCCGTCCCCCGCATGGGTGCTGGGCGTGCAGTGGCATCCGGAGCTGGGCGAGGACCTGCGGGTCGTACGCCACCTGATCCAGGCAGCCACCCCACCGTGA
- a CDS encoding LysR family transcriptional regulator, with product MSTRDDHAEHRPVTAGTLAHRVPDLGGLELLLAVARVGSLGGAARELGITQPAASSRVRSMERQLGVALVDRSPRGSRLTDAGALVTDWARRIVEAAEAFDVGAQALRDRRDSRLRVAASMTIAEYLLPGWLLALRAQRPDTAVSLLAGNSATVAQRLLADEADMGFVEGLTVPTGLDSVVIAHDRLVVVTAPSHAWARRRRPLAAEELAATSLILREKGSGTRQVLDTALGGLARPLIELSSTTAVKAAAVSGAGPAVLSELAVREELAMRRLIRVPVDGIALARELRAVWPTGHRPTGPARDLLTLTRG from the coding sequence ATGAGCACGAGGGACGACCACGCGGAACATCGGCCGGTGACCGCGGGGACCCTCGCCCACCGGGTGCCGGACCTCGGAGGGCTGGAACTGCTGCTGGCGGTGGCGCGTGTCGGGAGTCTGGGCGGCGCGGCGCGCGAGCTGGGCATCACCCAGCCCGCGGCCAGCAGCCGGGTCCGGTCCATGGAGCGGCAGCTCGGCGTGGCGCTGGTGGACCGCTCACCGCGCGGATCGCGCCTGACAGATGCCGGAGCCCTGGTCACCGACTGGGCGCGGCGGATCGTGGAGGCCGCGGAGGCCTTCGACGTCGGCGCGCAGGCACTGCGGGACCGCCGGGACTCACGGCTGCGGGTGGCGGCGAGCATGACGATCGCCGAGTATCTGCTGCCGGGCTGGCTGCTCGCGCTGCGCGCGCAGCGGCCGGACACGGCGGTGTCCCTGCTGGCCGGGAACTCCGCGACGGTCGCGCAGCGGCTGCTGGCGGACGAGGCGGACATGGGTTTCGTCGAAGGGCTGACCGTGCCCACGGGCCTGGACTCCGTGGTGATCGCCCACGACCGGCTGGTCGTGGTGACGGCGCCGTCCCACGCCTGGGCCCGCCGCCGTCGGCCGCTCGCCGCCGAGGAACTGGCGGCCACTTCGCTGATCCTGCGCGAGAAGGGCTCCGGCACCCGGCAGGTCCTGGACACCGCGCTGGGCGGCCTGGCCCGCCCGCTGATCGAACTGTCCTCCACGACCGCGGTGAAGGCCGCGGCGGTCAGCGGCGCGGGCCCGGCCGTCCTCAGTGAACTGGCCGTCAGGGAGGAGCTGGCGATGCGCCGCCTCATCCGCGTTCCCGTGGACGGCATCGCCCTGGCCCGCGAACTGCGCGCGGTCTGGCCGACCGGCCACCGGCCCACGGGCCCGGCCCGTGACCTGCTGACCCTGACCCGCGGCTGA
- a CDS encoding helical backbone metal receptor, which yields MRIVSLVPSLTEAVALSAPGALAGATHWCTHPAGLDVERIGGTKNPKVPLITALAPDLVIANEEENRAPDLDALRAAGLEVLVTEVRTLRQAFDELARVLTACGVAARPRWLDEAEAAWDAVPAPAARRTAVVPVWRRPWMVLGRDTFAGDLLSRLGVDHLYAHDPERYPRVLLDELRAAAPDLVVLPDEPYRFTADDGPDAFPGLPCALVGGRHLTWYGPSLSEAAAVLPRELRAAGRRQHRAT from the coding sequence GTGCGGATCGTCTCCCTCGTCCCGTCGCTCACCGAGGCCGTGGCACTGTCCGCTCCCGGAGCCCTGGCCGGCGCCACGCACTGGTGCACGCATCCCGCCGGCCTGGACGTGGAGCGGATCGGCGGCACGAAGAACCCCAAGGTCCCCCTGATCACCGCCCTCGCCCCCGATCTGGTGATCGCCAACGAGGAGGAGAACCGCGCCCCCGACCTGGACGCCCTGCGCGCGGCGGGCCTCGAGGTACTGGTGACGGAGGTACGGACGCTGCGCCAGGCCTTCGACGAGCTGGCCAGGGTGCTCACGGCGTGCGGTGTGGCCGCCCGGCCCCGGTGGCTGGACGAGGCCGAGGCCGCCTGGGACGCCGTGCCGGCCCCCGCGGCCCGCCGGACCGCGGTCGTGCCGGTCTGGCGGCGGCCCTGGATGGTGCTGGGCCGCGACACCTTCGCCGGCGACCTGCTGTCCCGCCTCGGCGTCGACCACCTCTACGCGCACGACCCGGAACGCTATCCGCGCGTCCTCCTGGACGAGTTGCGCGCGGCGGCCCCGGACCTCGTCGTGCTGCCCGACGAGCCGTACCGCTTCACCGCCGACGACGGTCCGGACGCCTTCCCCGGACTGCCCTGCGCCCTGGTCGGTGGCCGGCACCTCACCTGGTACGGGCCGTCACTGTCCGAGGCGGCGGCGGTGCTGCCCCGGGAACTGCGAGCGGCGGGCCGCCGGCAGCACCGGGCGACATAA
- a CDS encoding helix-turn-helix domain-containing protein: MGDHKEQPLRVGAAVRRRRRALDLTLAVVAQRSGLSVPFLSQIENERARPSRSSLEKVADALRTTAVELLAAADPACSVDVVRAEGAEQVPAPRVRSLVRGHHQMHASEFTGDHDAGREFQFRNDQLMYVADGAVEIEAEGRAYRLGRGDTLYLTGGVRHRWRATVAETRLVVVAVAEHIEAVRDKPRR; this comes from the coding sequence ATGGGCGATCACAAAGAACAGCCGCTGCGCGTGGGCGCGGCCGTGCGGCGGCGGCGTCGTGCGCTGGATCTCACGCTTGCCGTCGTGGCCCAGCGCAGCGGCCTGTCGGTCCCGTTCCTGAGCCAGATCGAGAACGAGCGCGCGCGCCCCAGCCGGAGTTCCCTGGAGAAGGTCGCCGACGCCCTGCGCACCACCGCCGTGGAACTCCTCGCCGCCGCCGACCCGGCGTGCAGTGTCGACGTCGTCCGCGCGGAGGGCGCCGAGCAGGTGCCGGCCCCCCGCGTCCGGTCCCTGGTGCGGGGCCATCACCAGATGCACGCCTCCGAGTTCACCGGCGACCACGACGCCGGGCGAGAATTCCAGTTCCGCAACGATCAGCTGATGTACGTGGCGGACGGCGCCGTGGAGATCGAGGCGGAGGGCCGTGCCTACCGCCTGGGCCGCGGCGACACCCTGTACCTCACCGGAGGCGTCCGGCACCGGTGGCGGGCCACGGTCGCGGAGACCCGGCTGGTGGTCGTCGCCGTCGCCGAGCACATCGAGGCCGTCCGGGACAAGCCGCGCCGGTGA